A window of the Thalassoglobus sp. JC818 genome harbors these coding sequences:
- a CDS encoding PmoA family protein produces MRLLNSTILLVTIALLVATLNEVTVAEDHTFKLPTSEIELADCPVQAAIPKSLKKVDQLEVVDLRTQKVTEAQRIGNSDRCVFILQDAVNAGETPEFAIRESAEPATEKVTVAREAGRVIMRLTDKNVLAYNVDVVSPPEGADPVFRRSGHIHPAWSPEGVVVTDEFPADHLHQHAIFSAWTKTTFEGERVDFWNQKAETGTVEHREVLNMVSGPVFGELTVRLAHIVTKSEDQDVLDEVWTIRLFAIADPHYFEIESVQTCVAETPLTIDEYHYGGFAFRGAGDFFSEQGHSMVTNETSDRIEGNHSRPDWVSVFGHVSGKQCGAAMFSHPENFRSPQPVRLHPTKPYFVFSPCVLGEFLLEPGQPFRSRYAYLTFDGEPDRERIDQLWTAFGREDALTIVP; encoded by the coding sequence TGGCGACGCTGAATGAAGTGACCGTCGCTGAGGATCACACGTTTAAGCTTCCAACGTCTGAGATTGAACTCGCAGATTGTCCCGTCCAAGCTGCGATTCCAAAGAGTTTGAAGAAAGTAGATCAGCTGGAGGTCGTCGATCTTAGAACGCAAAAAGTGACCGAAGCTCAGAGAATCGGGAACTCGGATCGATGTGTTTTCATTCTGCAGGACGCCGTCAATGCGGGAGAAACGCCAGAGTTTGCCATTCGTGAGTCAGCAGAGCCAGCCACGGAAAAGGTCACGGTCGCACGCGAAGCGGGGCGAGTGATTATGCGTCTGACTGACAAAAACGTGCTCGCTTACAACGTGGATGTCGTTTCTCCTCCAGAGGGGGCCGATCCCGTTTTTCGTCGGAGTGGTCATATTCATCCTGCGTGGTCGCCGGAGGGAGTGGTTGTCACAGACGAGTTTCCGGCGGATCACTTGCATCAACACGCCATCTTTTCCGCCTGGACGAAGACGACGTTCGAGGGAGAACGGGTTGATTTCTGGAACCAGAAAGCAGAGACCGGAACTGTCGAGCATCGGGAAGTTCTGAACATGGTCTCCGGGCCGGTCTTTGGTGAATTGACCGTTCGGTTGGCCCATATCGTCACGAAATCTGAAGATCAGGACGTCCTCGATGAAGTCTGGACGATCCGTCTATTTGCGATTGCCGATCCGCATTACTTCGAAATTGAATCGGTCCAGACCTGTGTCGCAGAGACTCCGCTCACGATTGATGAATATCATTACGGCGGATTCGCATTTCGCGGGGCGGGTGATTTCTTCTCGGAGCAGGGGCATTCGATGGTGACGAATGAGACCAGCGACAGGATTGAGGGGAACCATTCACGTCCGGACTGGGTCAGTGTTTTCGGACACGTTTCCGGAAAGCAGTGCGGTGCTGCCATGTTTTCGCATCCGGAAAATTTTCGGAGCCCTCAACCAGTTCGATTGCATCCGACGAAGCCGTATTTCGTTTTTTCACCATGTGTGCTCGGAGAGTTTTTGTTGGAGCCCGGACAGCCTTTCCGGTCTCGGTATGCTTACCTCACCTTCGACGGAGAGCCTGATCGTGAACGGATCGATCAGCTGTGGACGGCGTTCGGTCGTGAGGACGCATTGACAATCGTTCCCTGA
- the thrC gene encoding threonine synthase, with translation MATELAFQSSINPIHTTTYGVDEVLTACPETGDLLDIQYDWDRVPVPSSLKEFERRWSSRRNPLDFSGVWRFRELLPFAPDDKIVTIGEGQTQLQQSEHVAKFVGVDDKNLFLQYEGLNPSGSFKDNGMTAASTHARIVGASMAACASTGNTSASLAIYSGVTKLFKTIVFVGSGKIAYGKLSQALDYGAVTLQIQGDFDDALKQVREVCRAANIYLCNSVNPFRLEGQKTIMYRVLEGLNWEVPDWIVVPGGNLGNSSAFGKAFMELKELGLIDRVPRLAVINARGANTLYQLVEEKGLCWNGGQPDEALVNEFYQAMDADNRRASTLASAIEINRPVNLMKCLRALDFCDGVVREVDDPDILDGKAQVGVGGLGCEPASGASVAGARLLREQGVIAPSDRVVCILTGHQLKDSTATVDYHTGKNGQSGNNYVNSPIQVENDYEKIMEVIRQIS, from the coding sequence ATGGCTACCGAACTCGCTTTTCAATCCAGTATCAACCCGATTCATACCACCACTTACGGGGTCGATGAGGTTTTGACGGCCTGTCCCGAAACCGGTGACTTGCTCGATATCCAGTACGACTGGGATCGTGTGCCCGTCCCGAGCAGCCTCAAAGAATTCGAGCGTCGCTGGTCATCGCGTCGCAATCCGCTTGATTTCAGCGGTGTGTGGCGATTTCGAGAACTTCTTCCGTTCGCTCCCGATGACAAAATTGTGACGATCGGGGAAGGGCAGACACAGCTTCAGCAAAGTGAGCATGTCGCGAAGTTCGTTGGGGTCGACGACAAGAATCTGTTTCTGCAATACGAGGGTCTGAACCCCTCCGGAAGTTTCAAAGACAACGGCATGACAGCCGCGTCGACTCATGCCCGAATTGTCGGGGCGTCGATGGCAGCTTGTGCATCGACCGGAAATACGAGCGCCTCATTGGCCATTTATTCCGGCGTGACCAAACTCTTCAAGACGATTGTTTTCGTCGGCAGCGGCAAGATTGCCTACGGAAAGCTGTCTCAGGCACTGGATTACGGGGCGGTCACCCTTCAGATTCAGGGGGACTTCGACGACGCACTGAAGCAGGTGCGAGAAGTTTGTCGGGCAGCGAATATTTATCTCTGCAACAGTGTGAATCCCTTCCGGCTCGAGGGGCAGAAGACGATCATGTATCGGGTTCTCGAAGGGCTGAACTGGGAAGTTCCCGACTGGATCGTCGTTCCCGGAGGGAATCTGGGGAATTCAAGCGCTTTCGGCAAAGCCTTCATGGAGCTGAAAGAGTTGGGTTTAATCGATCGTGTGCCGCGTCTGGCGGTCATCAATGCTCGCGGAGCGAATACGCTCTATCAGCTCGTCGAAGAAAAGGGACTGTGCTGGAACGGTGGGCAACCTGACGAAGCCTTGGTGAACGAGTTTTATCAGGCGATGGATGCGGACAATCGACGAGCGAGCACGCTGGCGAGTGCGATCGAAATCAATCGCCCGGTGAATTTGATGAAGTGCCTGCGAGCATTGGATTTCTGCGATGGAGTCGTTCGCGAAGTCGACGATCCTGATATTCTCGACGGCAAAGCTCAGGTTGGAGTCGGTGGACTGGGATGCGAACCGGCCAGTGGGGCGAGCGTGGCAGGGGCTCGACTATTAAGAGAACAGGGAGTGATTGCCCCCAGCGATCGAGTGGTGTGTATCCTGACGGGCCATCAACTGAAAGATTCAACCGCGACAGTGGATTATCACACGGGGAAAAATGGACAATCTGGAAACAACTATGTGAATTCCCCGATTCAAGTTGAAAATGACTATGAAAAAATCATGGAAGTAATTCGCCAAATTTCGTAG
- a CDS encoding rhomboid family intramembrane serine protease: MGVENRDYMRDETSYQFGGSSHPWMQNIVKTLIIVNVIVFIGQLVIKSPMSFDEFKTRFEMNAPIVPQNANLEEVYKQLREQNRLPDTPVLNRWMTLETTKVLQGQIWRLTTYDFLHSTETIWHIVFNMWLLYLAGRQVSYKYGQYEFLWFYLAAGVFSAVFYIIWGLINGENVAAVGASGAVSAVLVLYAMNWPHHRWYIYGLIPVPVILLVIISAGMDFLPMIRQFTGGNRVDHIAHSAHIGGMLFGFLYYRRGWQISSMLPKGFSFNKLSRRVRGPKLKVHRPSPQEENSSSMRTQIPSDIADRVDQILQKISESGEASLTAEEREFLAESSRRYRR; encoded by the coding sequence ATGGGTGTTGAGAACCGGGATTACATGCGTGACGAGACTTCCTACCAGTTCGGGGGGAGTTCGCACCCATGGATGCAAAACATTGTCAAGACGCTGATCATCGTCAATGTGATTGTCTTCATCGGTCAACTCGTCATCAAAAGCCCGATGAGTTTTGACGAGTTCAAAACTCGCTTCGAGATGAACGCCCCGATTGTTCCTCAGAACGCCAATCTCGAGGAAGTCTACAAACAGCTTCGGGAGCAGAATCGCCTGCCCGATACGCCTGTTCTGAATCGCTGGATGACGCTGGAAACGACGAAAGTTCTCCAGGGCCAGATCTGGCGTCTGACGACCTACGATTTTCTTCACTCCACCGAAACGATCTGGCACATCGTTTTCAATATGTGGCTCTTGTATCTCGCTGGTCGACAGGTCTCGTACAAGTACGGTCAGTATGAGTTTCTTTGGTTCTATCTGGCGGCCGGGGTTTTTTCGGCAGTATTCTATATCATCTGGGGGCTCATCAACGGTGAGAACGTGGCTGCGGTGGGAGCCTCGGGAGCAGTTTCTGCGGTGCTGGTTTTGTATGCCATGAACTGGCCGCATCATCGCTGGTACATCTACGGTCTGATTCCTGTTCCGGTGATTCTGCTGGTCATCATTTCTGCGGGAATGGACTTTCTTCCGATGATCAGGCAATTCACAGGTGGGAATCGCGTCGATCACATCGCTCACTCAGCCCACATCGGGGGGATGTTGTTTGGATTCCTTTACTACCGTCGTGGTTGGCAGATCTCTTCGATGCTGCCGAAGGGTTTCTCTTTCAACAAACTGAGTCGGCGCGTTCGAGGACCAAAGTTGAAGGTGCATCGTCCTTCACCGCAGGAAGAGAACAGCTCCTCGATGAGGACACAAATTCCTTCTGACATTGCCGACCGAGTCGATCAGATCCTGCAGAAGATCAGCGAGTCTGGTGAAGCGAGCCTAACCGCCGAGGAGCGAGAATTCCTCGCCGAATCAAGTCGCCGCTACAGACGCTGA